A window of the Henckelia pumila isolate YLH828 chromosome 3, ASM3356847v2, whole genome shotgun sequence genome harbors these coding sequences:
- the LOC140889986 gene encoding uncharacterized protein, which translates to MPSGPKKRKAAKKKETEGKTQSSIQEESNSKLESIDEITTVDDVLDSSKGLPTDHHDISVVEDHDHGQDLNSNIQENDAVSDLVSVELAELAGMGFSGVDDIAAVVPENVETDLPVQQNVDGHLQISEQLEGLKKMVIEELCAADKTTTTLRELLDGLAKIQQIIIEQ; encoded by the exons ATGCCGTCTGGACCCAAGAAGAGGAAAGCTGCCAAGAAGAAGGAAACTGAAGGAAAAACTCAATCATCAATTCAAG AAGAATCCAATAGTAAACTGGAATCGATCGATGAAATAACAACAGTTGATGATGTGTTGGACTCAAGCAAAGGCTTACCCACAGATCATCATGATATCTCTGTGGTTGAAGATCATGATCATGGCCAAGATTTGAACTCGAACATTCAAGAAAACGATGCTGTTTCCGATCTTGTTTCCGTTGAACTCGCTGAATTAGCTGGCATGGGATTCAGCGGTGTTGACGATATCGCTGCGGTGGTTCCAGAAAATGTTGAAACTGATCTGCCAGTGCAGCAAAATGTGGACGGGCACCTGCAGATTTCAGAGCAGTTGGAAGGATTGAAGAAGATGGTTATTGAAGAATTATGTGCAGCGGACAAAACCACAACTACCCTTCGTGAACTTCTGGATGGTCTTGCCAAAATTCAGCAGATTATTATTGAGCAGTAA
- the LOC140889987 gene encoding uncharacterized protein → MKKSGIFAASVAAAASAAAISTSSSSKILFPREDCFQRKSNENSAVQGASSSDKFAPRFDGLRFIETLVTAHR, encoded by the exons ATGAAGAAATCAGGCATCTTCGCAGCTTCTGTTGCTGCTGCTGCTTCCGCAGCTGCCATCTCcacttcttcctcctccaagatTCTATTTCCTCGGGAg GATTGTTTCCAAAGGAAAAGTAACGAGAACTCAGCGGTGCAGGGAGCGTCTTCTTCGGATAAATTTGCGCCGAGGTTCGATGGGCTGAGATTCATAGAGACTCTGGTCACTGCTCATAGATAA